A stretch of the Candidatus Poribacteria bacterium genome encodes the following:
- a CDS encoding Gfo/Idh/MocA family oxidoreductase, which translates to MTIETKSPVRWGILSTANIATKVARAIQLARNADLIAVASRTEERAITWGQEHNVPTTYGAYDALLADDALDAIYIPLPPSLHAEWTIKAAERGKHVLCEKPLAANADEATAMVDACRQNGVQLMDGVMWVHHERTAAMKQKLTDGILGHLRRVTAAFTFNWDTIPVGNIRAMKEFAGGSLGDLGYYCVRAILWAFEQMPTQVFATARYKVGVDFNLAGILWFENERIATLDCGFDTGLRKWFEVAGTRASIVCDDFTVPTAEDTARFWIHGPDGNEQNTIDGCIQEVTMIERFSQIVQSGNLEEKWSQVAVNTMHICDALLESDRRKEVIKL; encoded by the coding sequence ATGACAATCGAAACGAAATCACCTGTCCGCTGGGGGATCCTCAGCACAGCAAATATTGCCACAAAGGTTGCCCGTGCGATCCAGCTCGCTCGGAACGCTGACTTAATTGCGGTTGCGAGTCGGACTGAAGAACGTGCTATCACATGGGGACAAGAGCATAATGTCCCTACGACCTACGGTGCCTACGACGCGCTTCTCGCTGATGACGCACTCGATGCTATCTATATTCCTTTACCCCCCTCACTCCATGCTGAATGGACAATCAAAGCGGCAGAACGCGGTAAACACGTCCTTTGTGAGAAACCGCTCGCCGCAAACGCTGATGAAGCCACTGCTATGGTAGATGCCTGTCGACAAAATGGGGTGCAACTGATGGACGGGGTCATGTGGGTGCATCATGAACGTACCGCAGCAATGAAACAGAAACTAACAGACGGAATCCTCGGGCACCTCCGCCGAGTGACAGCTGCGTTCACCTTCAATTGGGACACAATCCCTGTCGGCAATATCCGAGCAATGAAGGAATTCGCGGGCGGAAGCCTCGGAGATTTAGGTTATTACTGTGTCCGTGCGATTCTCTGGGCATTCGAGCAGATGCCGACACAAGTTTTCGCCACAGCGCGTTACAAAGTAGGGGTGGACTTTAATCTCGCTGGCATCCTCTGGTTTGAGAACGAACGCATTGCGACCTTGGATTGTGGATTTGACACAGGGCTTCGGAAGTGGTTTGAAGTTGCTGGCACGCGCGCCTCAATCGTCTGTGATGATTTCACCGTCCCTACCGCCGAAGATACTGCCCGATTCTGGATTCACGGACCGGACGGAAACGAACAGAACACTATTGACGGGTGCATCCAGGAGGTTACAATGATTGAGCGGTTCTCTCAGATTGTGCAATCTGGGAACCTTGAAGAAAAATGGTCCCAAGTAGCAGTAAACACAATGCACATCTGTGACGCGCTCCTTGAATCGGATCGACGCAAAGAAGTCATCAAGTTGTAA